A region of Anguilla anguilla isolate fAngAng1 chromosome 18, fAngAng1.pri, whole genome shotgun sequence DNA encodes the following proteins:
- the LOC118217711 gene encoding chitin synthase chs-2-like: MYDKEETRHRPREFWDRAQEVPVIQDEQKPRKFISFIHFITCTFVGLMAFALAFFSKSSLLLLITASNTASKAVSTKPYALLFLACCTVAPNVLALIKSIWKMTFKDSKTPLKLTILWVFCIETLVAFGTMVLIIVAMPHFDIITNVMILNSVGILSAVLQLAVNLVTRARNKILFITSITAFILITAGYVLFVLFYILEATNSKDKSTELIKYIGLAIAGGILVSLNWWENYSSLLQTNFLGNLVKDIKRCRNIINIIASVVRIGVTAIVLGAYVKLQGLEWSSVLTISQDSRTVVLSLFAIQVLSSALCHWFVVVACKMHAVRRSFVIPMWLASPAVLLAFVLSFGIPFHSLAQQHTPGSYTFALYCQNFISVNNSDVIAFKQLASDVTYSLCAQNTFLNGDTKGWALLGSSVLSWWLGLFLSTIYIWFHPYQRIERTKDLFVRRLYEGAFIDQSMLLNARFDIPQRKRQTKENEPVTVFLCATMWHETYSEMMTILISLFRLDKFRPRRNSYRDVRFEYHIFFDDAFLDKKGSKHRHVNDYAEMLVEVIQEVYMIFSNEAPSTFRESRLDSEHKIIKTPYGGRLQYTLPHGNILNIHFKDKQLIRHKKRWSQIMYLYFLLGWKLNRKYILMFQNGEEKNILEEQLKKEKENTYILALDGDTDFQPSAVMLLVDRLRLYPEVGAACGRIHPTGTGPMVWYQKFEYAVGHWMQKAAEHVFGCVLCSPGCFSLFRAAALMDDNVMKRYTTVATEARHYVQYDQGEDRWLCTLMLQQGWRVEYNAASDSYTNAPQEFKEFYNQRRRWGPSTLANTVDLLATGTLTAQKNKSISRLYILYQIVNMASSILGPATVCLLIAGSFKFVFNMSSNASLILAIIPPAIYLFLCFKLKSDTQITIAAVMSVFYAFLMSATLLSIIGELVIQKTFLTPSGIFFIGIVLLYLTTALLHPKECHLVVYGVVYALTIPSGYLLLAIYSIVNMNNVSWGTRETAGPGKDGPDPKDQKNVKFEKKCKCCCWNVQFQVHGDEKVVVSPGPTEAPITTEPTIENHPDQEEWKVARREEESSEICWITRLRQKSSELVLEEDTLDHDEEQFWIQLQEQYLKPLYEDKKKQMQIADDLRDLRNKAAFVIFICNALWLVVTFFLQEIGAAVSIEIPKTLPNGTIVPRDKIYIDPIGFMFLLSFASLLVIQFFGMIWHRIQTLIHFIAYSGTQAKPVNIENKWLLEEINDMNFL; encoded by the exons ATGTATGATAAGGAGGAGACGCGTCACAG GCCCAGGGAGTTCTGGGACAGGGCCCAGGAAGTACCTGTTATCCAGGATGAACAGAAACCAAGGAAGTTCATAAGCTTCATCCATTTCATCACCTGCACATTTGTTGGGCTAATGGCTTTTGCACTGGCATTTTTTAGTAAG TCTTCCCTTCTACTCCTGATAACAGCATCGAACACAGCCTCAAAAGCTGTGTCCACAAAGCCCTACGCACTTCTGTTTCTTGCCTGTTGCACAGTTGCTCCAAATGTTCTGGCATTGATTAAAAGCATTtggaaaatgacatttaaagacTCAAAGACACCTTTGAAATTAACAATTTTATGG GTGTTCTGCATTGAAACTCTTGTTGCTTTTGGGACCATGGTTCTCATCATTGTAGCAATGCCCCATTTCGACATTATCACCAACGTGATGATCCTGAACAGTGTGGGAATCCTGTCTGCCGTGCTTCAGCTGGCTGTTAATTTGGTTACAAGAGCGAGGAACAAGATCCTTTTCATTACCTCCATTACTGCATTCATCCTGATAACAGCTGGATATGTGCTGTTTGTACTGTTTTACATCCTAGAGGCAACAAATTCAAAGGACAAAAGCACAGAATTGATAAAATATATTGGCCTTGCCATAGCAGGGGGTATCTTGGTCTCCCTGAACTGGTGGGAGAACTACAGCAGCCTGTTGCAGACTAACTTCCTGGGAAACCTTGTGAAAGACATCAAGAGGTGCAGAAATATCATCAACATCATCGCTAGTGTTGTGAGAATTGGAGTCACAGCGATTGTGTTGGGGGCCTATGTCAAACTGCAGGGCCTAGAGTGGTCCTCTGTTCTGACAATCTCACAGGACTCAAGGACTGTGGTCCTGAGCCTCTTTGCCATCCAAGTACTCTCTAGTGCCCTCTGCCACTGGTTTGTGGTAGTGGCCTGCAAAATGCACGCAGTGCGGCGGAGCTTTGTCATTCCCATGTGGCTGGCTTCCCCTGCTGTTCTTCTGGCTTTTGTGCTCAGTTTTGGAATCCCTTTCCACAGTCTGGCCCAGCAACACACCCCAGGAAGTTACACTTTTGCCTTGTACTGCCAGAACTTCATCAGTGTCAACAACTCGGACGTCATTGCATTTAAGCAGCTGGCTTCTGATGTCACCTACTCGCTCTGTGCCCAGAATACCTTCCTAAATGGAGACACAAAAGGCTGGGCTCTGCTGGGAAGCTCTGTGCTCAGCTGGTGGCTTGGGCTGTTTCTCAGTACCATCTACATCTGGTTCCACCCATACCAGCGCATCGAGAGGACCAAGGACCTGTTTGTGCGCCGCCTGTATGAAGGGGCTTTCATTGACCAGTCCATGCTTCTCAATGCTCGCTTTGACATCCCCCAGAGGAAGAGGCAAACCAA GGAAAATGAACCTGTGACGGTCTTCCTGTGTGCCACAATGTGGCATGAGACCTACAGCGAAATGATGACTATACTCATCTCTTTGTTCAG GCTGGACAAATTCAGACCCAGGAGAAACTCATATAGAGATGTGAGATTTGAGTACCACATTTTCTTTGATGATGCCTTCCTTGACAAGAAGGGCAGTAAACATCGCCATGTGAATGACTATGCAGAGATGCTGGTGGAGGTCATCCAGGAAGTCTACAT gaTTTTCAGTAATGAGGCCCCAAGTACCTTCAGAGAATCCAGATTAGATTCTGAGCATAAAATCATCAAAACCCCTTATGGTGGCCGCCTCCAGTATACGCTGCCCCATGGTAACATACTGAATATTCACTTCAAGGACAAGCAGCTGATCCGCCACAAAAAGCGATGGTCTCAG atTATGTACCTGTACTTCCTGCTAGGCTGGAAACTGAACAGGAAGTATATCCTGATGTTTCagaatggagaagaaaaaaacattctggagGAGCAATTGAAG aaggagaaggagaacacCTACATTCTGGCTCTGGATGGAGACACTGATTTCCAGCCTTCAGCTGTGATGCTTCTGGTGGATCGCCTCAGGCTGTACCCTGAGGTCGGAGCGGCCTGTGGCAGGATTCATCCCACAGGCACTG GGCCCATGGTGTGGTATCAGAAGTTTGAGTATGCTGTGGGGCACTGGATGCAGAAGGCAGCAGAacatgtgtttggctgtgtgctcTGCAGTCCTGGCTGTTTCAGCCTGTTCCGGGCGGCTGCACTCATGGACGATAATGTGATGAAGAGATACACCACTGTTGCAACAGAAGCCCGCCACTATGTGCAGTATGACCAAG GGGAGGACCGCTGGCTGTGCACCctcatgttgcagcagggttggAGGGTCGAGTACAATGCAGCATCTGACTCCTACACCAACGCCCCTCAGGAATTCAAGGAGTTCTACAACCAGAGGCGGCGCTGGGGGCCATCAACCCTGGCCAACACTGTGGACCTGCTGGCAACAGGAACCCTGAcggcacagaaaaacaaatctaTATCCAGACTATACATTCTCTACCAGATCGTAAATATGGCCTCTTCCATCCTAGGCCCAGCCACTGTTTGCTTGCTGATTGCAG GGAGCTTCAAATTTGTGTTCAACATGTCTTCCAATGCTAGTCTGATTCTGGCAATCATCCCACCTGCAATATACCTGTTCCTGTGCTTCAAGCTAAAATCTGATACCCAAATCACCATCGCTGCTGTTATGAGTGTGTTTTACGCTTTCCTCATGTCAGCGACACTGTTATCAATCATTG GCGAATTGGTAATACAGAAGACTTTCCTGACCCCCAGCGGGATTTTCTTCATCGGGATTGTGTTGCTGTACCTCACCACGGCCCTGCTGCACCCTAAGGAATGCCACTTAGTGGTCTACGGCGTTGTTTACGCCCTCACCATTCCGAGTGGGTACCTGTTGCTAGCCATCTACTCCATTGTCAACATGAACAACGTGTCTTGGGGCACCCGCGAGACCGCCGGCCCGGGCAAGGACGGGCCCGACCCGAAAGATCAGAAGAATGTGAAGTTTGAGAAGAAGTGCAAGTGCTGCTGCTGGAATGTTCAGTTCCAGGTACACGGAGATGAGAAAGTGGTGGTCAGCCCAGGGCCCACAGAGGCCCCCATTACCACAGAACCAACGATTGAGAACCATCCTGATCAGGAGGAATGGAAGGTTGCTCGCAG GGAAGAAGAATCCTCTGAAATAT GCTGGATAACACGGCTGAGACAGAAGTCGAGTGAGCTGGTCCTGGAAGAGGACACACTTGATCAC GATGAAGAACAATTCTGGATACAACTCCAAGAGCAATATTTAAAGCCTTTGTATGAAGACAAGAAAAAGCAGATGCAAATTGCAGATGATCTCAGAGACCTCAGAAATAAG gCAGCTTTTGTCATCTTCATCTGCAATGCTCTGTGGCTTGtagttacattttttctgcaaGAGATTGGTGCAGCAGTCTCCATCGAAATCCCCAAGACG